The following nucleotide sequence is from Capra hircus breed San Clemente chromosome 16, ASM170441v1, whole genome shotgun sequence.
GAACAGAGAGCTGAGTGAAAGGTCTCTGTCCTCAATTGGTTGCAGAATATGTCTGATGGGGAAGGAAACCCAGGAATAGACTGCAACTAGAGgaatatcttccctggtggctcagatggtaaagaatctacctgtaatgtgggagacctgggtttgatccctgggttgggaagatcccctggagaagggaatggctccccactccagtattcttgcctgtaaaatcccatgactttaaaatcacaaagagttggacacgactgagtgactgaacaacaacaaagtcccatggacagaggagcctggaaggctgtagtccatgggccacaaagagCCGGAtgtgaccgagtgactaacacttgcacttttcatAGGGATACCAGCCTGCCATGGGGAAGGTGAAGTGCAGGCCCGCCCTGGCCCTTGAAGTGCAGTTAGCATGGTGTTTTGCCAGTGTGTTTGACTGCTCCCCCTACTAGCTTTTAGGCCCACGTTCTCCAGGATGGTGGCCACCAGCAGTGGGCAGCTGTTGAGCAGCTGAAATGTGGCTGATGTAAGTCAGCTACTGGACCTTtagctttatttaattttaattaatttaaatagctGTATACTGCTAAGGGTACTATATTGGGCAGGGAGTGGACATTTCCATCATTCCTAGTTCTGTTGGACAGTGCTGCTCTAGATGGTTTTTGCTCTAATGATGGCTTAGCATCATCAAGGGAGGAATCAGGAACATTTAActcattacattttaaaaaatgttaatcacATCGTATGCATTAATTTTTTGTTGCACCGGGTCTTTGTAGCCGCGCACCAGCTTCCTCTAGTTATGGAGAGCAAGGGCTGCGCTAGCTGCAGTGCCCagtcttctcattgtggtggcttctcttgttgtggagcacgggctctaggcatgtgggcttcagtagttgtagtacacgggctcagtagttggggcacacaggcttcagtagttatggtgcatggtcttagttgcttcttggcatgtggaatcttcctggaccagggatcgaacctgtgtcccttgcatttgcaggtggattcttatccactgtaccaccagggaagtcctcattgcATTTCTTAACCAATGCAAGGCTACAGCCAACTcaaaaaaaagatacacatttattcattcatacacATGTCTGTCTATTTCTTTATGTATAAAGTCTACCTACTATGATCTATTTATCTGTCTTTAGATACTTACCTATCTATCTCCCTTGCTGCTACTATAGAGACTTTTGATCTCTCTTCCTAGCACCAGATTTAACTCAGGAGTCTATTTTTACTTAGTTTTTGCTATTTTCCCCCTTTTTATTTAAGAGGACATTGATTGACCTCATCGATGGGAATGTTCTCTAACTGTTGCCAAGGAACATGAGTGTGTTTTTTTGCATCTGGCATCTCTGAGGGTGCCTACTCTCCAAGGTGTCTGCTCTGCAGGCAGTGGGGTGTGAGTTCACCCCTGGTCCTTGGACTCTGCTGGTAGGGGGAAGATAGTGCCTGGGGATGGCTGGGCCTTTGGTGTCCCAGAGGGAGTCGCCCCATCCATCATTCTGGGTGAGCTCTGGGAGAGGGTAGTCTCAAATGTCAAGAAAATAACTAACTGATTTACACAGTAAGGAGGTTACACATGGCTTTTTAGTTtccaagtattttatttaaataaaatattttcttgttgcatttaaattttccaggaaaaaaaaacaaatgctatCTAATGTGGACCATTTATATTCTTCTTGAAAAGGTGACTGCCCTTTCTCTATATCTTCCCCTCCTCCCGCCACCCCACAAAAAACCCAAAGCGAATCCATTGAGCAGTTGGGAGAAAGACCTCTTCTGATTGTTCAGAAGTCCTGGGCCTGGGGACTCCTCCCTAAGCCTGGGCTAGTCTAGGAGGCCTCTTCTTTGCCATCCCTTTTGTCCTCTGTTAGTCTAACCCCACCCCCACAAGATGGGCCAGGCAAGCTCCAATCCTAAGGGACCCCTGGCTGCCAGTGGTAGTTCTGGTATAGAGGGTGGGAAGGAGAAGTGAAGATGGAGAGGGATGGAGCCAGGGTGGTGcctagagacagagagaggggaaTGGGAGAAGAAAACGGGAGAGGAGAATGACAATGAAGTGGGAAGAAAAGGCAGTGGGCTCCAATAATTGCTTTTTGCCTCTTTGATACACACACTTATTCAGCAAAGTCTGAGGGCCTCTCACTCACTGGACACTGTTCTGGGTGCTCCAGTGAAGGTTGTTGAGGAGGCTGGATGGGATAAGAGAGAAACCTCTTTCAAGCATTTGGCTCTCCAAACGTGGGTTATGGAAGCAACTGAGAAGCGTGTTTCTGGGTGTTCACACCTGGAGGGGGAGCAGATACATTCAGATAGAAGATGGTGAGGCACGGCATCTGGAGATAGATGCCTTGCCGTGGGTGATGACGACGGACTGCTGTCTTAATTCAGACTAGCAGCTGGTTGCCATGGCAACTATGGTACTTTTGTGGTTCCGTGATCCCGGAGATCAGCTCTCCTAGATTGTATCTGACACCAGTCTCAGCCGTCAGCCTCTACGTCTCCCCCAAGTCATCCATTTGAGGAGGGGCTGAGAGTTGGAGACAGAATAAGCAACTCAGCCTGCTGGGTGGTGGGAGGTGTGGGGAGATGAGCAGTCATTccgggaggtgaaggggatggcCAGATGCTCCAGGACAAGGGGACAGAGCATCAGAGGGTGCTTCTTTTGCTGGTCAAAGAGGTTTATGCCTGAGGGGCCTGAGTGCCTGGGGTATTTAGGCCCACTTAGGGCAAGAAGGGGGAACAGGGCTGGTTTTAAATAAAAGCAGGCCTGCAATATGCTTCACAGGGTGTTCTGTTAGAAGATCCTGGGGCAGCAGTTGCCAGTAGGCACCTCGCCTCTTCAGGACTAGACCTGGACTTTATCTGAAAGGCGGGTGACTACCAGCTGCCCCAAGTGAGCAAACAGAGGACATTTTCCATGAAACAATGTTAGAGAATTTAGCTTTTGCTTCTATAAATATCATAGCTTAGCTACATTATTAATGAAATTGCAATTTCACCATCATTTAGAACAGCTTCagtcagaaaatatttcaagagaGCTACCCTGCAGATGTGCAAGTGAACTTTGCGAGCACAACCTGCTCCCACGTGGGGAATTATCCATCTTTGTGCTGTGGTCACAAGACAATCAAAATACCACCCAGTTCACCCTGTGAGTGGATTACTTCAGCCTCCCAAACTCAGACCAGAATGTGGGGAGATGCTCTGCTCAGCTAACAGTGGAGCCAGCTTACATGTCCTTAGGATCTCAGGGCACACTTGTCAACCCAAACCTTGGCCCTGCGTGCATCCTCCTTCTTCAGAATTCAATACCCAACTTCCACCTGTTGCAGCAATTAATGGGCTCACTTGGAAGAGAAGGTCACTTGGGGACTCGGTGAGGTATTACAAGTTTACCCTTAATAGCATCACATATCTGACAGCATCCACAGACAGTTGTGAGTACCGACTGTGTGCAAGGCACTAGCCTGAGCTTCAagctaaatattaataaatctcTATATAGCCTCATCCTACTTTCATTTAAACTCTATAACTTCTGCACCCTGTCTGCGACATGCCTTACCTCCATGATAACTTTATGTAATTGTTTCCAGTGTGCCTTCTGTGAGACTGTACCAGTGATTGTCTTAATTCCTTCCCCCACTGAAAACCTTTGGGTTCATAGGAGATTCCTTGCCCAGGGGTAGCATCCTGTTTCCATCTGTGAAACATACATTGCACAGGTACACAATGGCAGTGCACTGAAGTGGACGGCGTAAAACTGGCCATGAAGATGGCCAGAAGCCAtttgttcttgcttggaggaggGAGGCTTGCTGGGGGTAGCATCTCAAAGAGAAGTCTTGGATACCATTAAACACCCATCAGTGGTGATGAGTTGTAAGATTATAGCTTTtgatttttcaactttttctccCAGGTGAAAGGCCAGAAGCACAAGAACTTGGTGTGTCTTTATCAATATATAGGAATTGGGGGGATACCAGATGGCTGGAATGTCCAGATATGAAGATTTCCAGTAAAAGGCTATGTAGGGACAGGAACAGGAGAGCATTCATCTCTAACCTGAGTGGTGTATGGCATTGATAGCACGTAGGCTTCTCTTGTTATATAATTGTGCATGTGGGCCTGGAtctgccaggccttcctgtgaGATGTTTTTCTAAGAGCAGACAATTATCTGTCTCATTTAGGGCCTTGCTCAAAGTAGACATTCAGTGACCATTTGATGAACAGAATATACTTGCCTGGGTACCTGTGGtgttgtgcatgtgtgcatttgGGAGATATGTCAAGAAGTATGAATAAATGTTCCTTGTGCTTTTGCATACGGAATGTGCCAGAGATGGGTGGAAGGCATGCCTGAGTCTGCAGTAAAGAGCATTGCTATTGGACACATAGATGCTGAGAAAGCGCCCAAGACTTGTCCACATGCTCCCCGGGAAGGCCTGCCCTGGGGGACACTCGGTCTGAGGTTTGCTCCTTGGTTGGGTAGTTCTTCTGTGAACATGAGCGCATCACTGCAGGGACTTCTGCTCCCCACATTGGGTGTGGTTGGAAGGCAGCTGAGCTCCCAAGGCAGGacacctctgccccctgcctagCTAGACAGGCAGGGATGGCCTCTTTTCCATCTGGAGAAGCTTGGGCTGGGCAGAGATCCAGAGGTCTTCTTCagccttcttctttttcttcttcttcttccccttGTTTTGCTCCGGCTGTCGACCATTTTCACCTGGCCGATtccagcagcagtggcagcagatgAAGAGGAAGGTGATGATCACCAGGAGGGGCAGCCCCAGGAGGATGCCTAGACAGATGCTGTTGAAGAGGCCCTCCTGGTGTTTGGTGGAGATGATGTCCCAGATGGCACTGAAGAACATGCTGATTTTCTCCATGGTGCGTGGCTAGACTGGGCCAGAGGAGCCCCTTAGCCCACCCGCAAGGGCAGGACACGAGAGGATGCAGGCTTGCCTACTTGGAACTTAGCCCTCTTCCAGCTCTGGGTTTGGGCAGGCCACAGATAGCACCTAAAGAGAGAACAGTGGATCATTTAAGAGAGACGCCGTGGGGATGGTctataatttttaataacatCATTGATTTTAGGCTCAGGAAATGGGAGGAAATCAAAGAGTTCCAGAGTTCACTGAAATTGTATTGAGACTCAATAAACAAGGTAAATGCATGCATTTAGTCAGTTATGTATTAACTAATTCTCGCTGTGTACACACTGTACGGGGCTTAGGATATGACAGTTAATAAGGTGTCAGACCTGGCACATAGGCAGTGCTCCACGATGGTTAGAGAAATCAGTGTGTGCATCCCACAGTGTTCTGGTTACAGGGTTGGTTCTCTGGACCCTCTACAGGAGTAGTTCTCCACCTTTCTTCATTTCAGCCTACCTGATAAATGATGAACACATACTCCCCACAGGACAGCTCCATATCTGACCTTCCATGAACACAATTTGTCATTTTTAACACTAATGAAAGCTTAAGCACAAGATAGAATGTCCAAGTCTTGCTGGCTGTCGTGGGGGCCCTGGACCTCCCCAGGCTAAGAGGTCATCAGTCCTCATCCTGTTTCACTCCTGCTTTTTCTCACGGTCCCTTCATGCTTTCTTCCTGGCCCCATGTCTTCTCCCTCCTTACATTCCACTTTCAGGCCTGGCAAGGACTCATCATGCTGTGGGTGAGAAACCAGGTCTTTCTGTTTCTACCTTTCTCTCCCTCATTACCCTTGTCCCCCCTGTCCCCCAACCAAATATTCCCAAGTCTCCTTCCCTGCCTGTTCCTCTCTTTGCAGTGAAAAGAGTTTTGCAGGCTGATCAGTGATGGTGCCTGGAAACTGGGAGGGGGTCCCTGGCTGCCTCCCTCCTTCTATCCTGAGCCCAAGCTTGCAGCTGGGCAGTTCTGGTTGCTTCTCCAGAGTGGTCCCTCTTCCTATAGTACCTTCTCCAACTCTCCACATGTATCTCAGGCCTCAGCTCTCAAGTGTAAGATCTTAGAGGTGCCTTCAGTTCTGGAATCCACAGGTTCTTGGGTCTAAACAAGACTTGGAGGACAGGCATGAGTCAAGGAATTTAAGAGACCTTTTGGCATTAAACATTGTTCAGGAGCCAAAGATCGAAAAGTCATTGATTTTCAGGCTGGAGAGCTTAGAAATCATCCTGACCAGCTGTTTCACTTAAAGATGCAGAATCTGAGGCCCAGAGTGGTGGGGTGACCTGTCTGTGAGGTTACACACAAGCACATGTGTGTTTCTCATCACACACAAAGCTGTGATGAACACCCAGACCTCTGAACAATGGGTCCAGCACTCTCCCAAGGCTGCCGGGCAAGCAGAAAAACTAAGGATGGTAGCattactttatattttacttgATATTTTTCTAAGTCACCttcatgtaaattatatcttttAAGTGAGCAACTGGATGGTGCATTGTGAGTGGAGGGGCGTACTAGGGGGACCTAGGTCCAGAGTCATTCTGAAGTTCAGGCTTCATTGGGTTGTCCTGCACTGGAGCATAAATGCGTGTGTTATACATCTGGGTGGTGTGTTACACACGCTGTCCCAGCAGTTGTGCTTGGAGGTCTCATTCCTTGGATAACACGCACTCTTGGTGTCCCAGGTACCCAGTGCCCATGTGTCCATCCAAGCCCCACCCAGGATCTCCATCCTGGTCTGCAGGCATGTGGCCCCACCCCCTCATAACATTATTTATACAGTTTATGCAGTTGTATAAATTGGCACCTGCTTCTGTGCCATTGGGCCCAAGGAGCCTGACATCATGTTATACAGTGGGACTCATGGGAatcccctagtggtccagtggttaagaatccatcttgcaatgcagggcacatgggtttgatccatggtctggGAACCTTAACATACtatatgctgcagggcaactaagcccatgtgcttcGGAGTCCACGCGTTCTGGAGTCCATgcaccacagtgaaagatcccacgtgatgcAGTAAGACCTGCCGCAGCTGgtgaataaatacatattaaataaatagaattgttttttaaaagatggcaCTTCTTACATGccgggcactgttctaagcaccttGCGCCTGTTGACTCTCTTGGACTTTATCATAAGCTTATGCAGTAGGTACAGTTATTCCTCCCATCCGACAGCCAAAGAGATGCAGGCACAGGTCACACGGTGTGTGAGTAGCAGAGCTGGCCCTGAGGATTCTGGGAAGCTTGGCTCCAGATCCCCAAGGGCTGAGCCATTCATAGCGTGGCTCTGGGCCTCCGATTTCTTCATGTGGAATTAACCCATTTTTGGCAAGTAGCCCAGGGTTTATAgaatcctctgccatcccccagATCAACTGAAACATTTATCCCAGTCAACATTTATCCCTGTCTGCTATAGAAAGAGACTACAAAGAAATTTATTTCCCATTGTCAGATACCTCACAAATGCATGAAGATACATACAATAAAAATCCAGTCCTGCCCAAGGGGAGGTTTATAGAAACATTCTGGCATCTGAACTTAAACTCAACATGCAACAAAGACGAGCATCCCAAGAAGTTAGGTGTCCTTGCTGGAGGCTTTGCCTGAGCCGCTCCAGTGTCTGAAACATCACGTGCCGTGGACCTGCCTGCACACCATCAAGTGCACAGGCTCTTTACAGAAGAAAACCACACTTGGTCTCCCCAGACCCCTCAGTGGGGCCAGCCCGGCGCCTGTTCCTTCTCACATCCCTCACTGTCCTCTGGATTCTCCTCCCTTTGCCATAATCTTTGCTTTGACCTCAGCCTTATATGGTCCTGTTTTTTTGACCCAGAGGGATTTTTATGTTCTGTTGTAGGAAGACTTTGGGTGCCTTTCTCTAAACTGATCCTTCCTACACATATGGTTTTGAGAACCAAAGGCTCCTTGCACTGATTTCTGTGATTCAAATTAGACAACAGCAGACCACACTTACTGACAAGCTTTCCTGTGCTGGGGTCGTGCTGGTCTCTGTGGGGAGCATATGTGAATCGGGGCCCACTCTGGGTTTGGCCAGAGAGAGAAGGTCATGGAGCTTCTGGAGAACAGTAGGGCAGTGTTCATAAAAGTAGCACCACTTGACCCTGAAAGACAAGTAGGCTCTTGACAGACGTGTGAAAAAGATGTCAAAGATCCCAGGCAGAGAAACTTCTAGAACATCAGCAGGAGAACAGGGGAACTTCTGATGAGCCTGGAGCTCGGTGGGAGAGTGAAGGGCTGTAGGCTGTGGCCAGGTTAGAGGGGACCTTCACAGAGTGTGTTTCTTTGTGGGGAGGGgcttataatgggcttcccaggtgatgccagtggtaaagaatcctcctgccaattttaggagatgcaagagataccagttcaatctctgggttgggaagaacccctggagaaggaaatggcaacccactccagtattcttgcctggagaatcccatggtcagagtcctggtgggctacagccagaATCCcagccctggtgggctacagccctcggggtcacaaagagtcagagatgactgagcacataATAGGATGATATTGTGATCAGAGCTGCCCTTCAGGGAACGATAAGAGGGTCTGGAAAGCTCTGGAAGATGTTTTAAGAGAGCACTTCAGccatttagcaaacatttattgaacacctgatATGTACCACAAACTGTGTTTGGTGTTGAGGATTCAGGAATGAATGACAAAGATATAGTTTTTGATATCATGGAGGCTCGTACATTTCACAGGACTTAGTATCATCAAGGGATCATGTCGATAGACAAGAAGAAGAAGCAAATTCCAGCTTAGGTTGCTTAGTAGGATGAAATAAAAGCATGCATTTGAATTATGTCTTTATTTCAACATTCCAGGCCCTCCCATCCCTCCCAACTttggctcaaactcatccatCCCATGGCACCTAAAATAGCCATGTGAATAAACAGATTTCTTTTCAAGCAAAAGCTAAGTCAATAATTAGCTTCTGGATTCCTAAAGGTACTTATTTGAGTCTACTCTCCATATGGCCAAAGAGAATATTCATTAACACTTGGGAACCCTGTCTGGGGAAAATTCGATTAAAaggtattctttatattttttaatctaagaaTTCTCTTCTaggcaacccccaccccccaggttcCTTGCTGAGCTCTGCTAATCTATAGCATTTCATTAGTATTTATGAGCCTTGCATTATTAGCATTTCCAGGAAACAATCAAATATCTCCTTGGTGGTATGAATTAAAAAAGTCAGAGCTTCTGTGGAATGTTTTTTGCAAAAGGAGCCACACTTCGGCCTAGAAATGCCCTCTGGGAGACCCCATCCTTTTGTCAGCTCTCAAGTGTTGCTGACACTGAAAAATACTTCATCTCTTCTTGTAAAATCGACAGTAGGTGCTAACCAACCTTGATTGTGGTTGTGGGGGTGGGtgtgaggagagagaagaggggagaagTTCCTTTCAGTTTTCCGGAAACCAAGTAGTATTCATCTCTATATCCTCCTTAGTATTTAGTTGAGAgagagtcattcattcattcttcccaCAAATTTCTGTCTGCCTGCATGTGAGGTATTGATGGCAAACAGAGATCCTGGAGCCAGAAGACCTgggggtttgagtcctgggttaATTCTTGTGACCTTGGCCAGTTACCAAACGCTAGCTACAAAATGCAGTTAATAAGCTTCCCTTGTAATGAGGTTGTGAAGATTAAGAGCTCAATGTGTCTAATGCATTTTGTAAACTGTACAACACTATGAAACATAATCTACAAAGTAGTGAGTGAACTCCAGATAACAGTGGACTAATTCTAGCCTTGAGCTTTTCTTCCCCATCTCTCACCTCTAGCCCAGTCTTCATGGACCCCTACTCCATTCAGATGCAAAGGGCATCACAGTGACCTCCCTGCTTAGGGCTGGTCAGCAGTTCTGTGGCTGTAATTCCAGACTCTGGCTTTCGGCAACAGGAATGGAGAAGGGTCATTGGGGAACATCTGATAGTGTCTGGAGGACTGGTGAGCTCATAAAACGAGGCCTGGGGAGAGCACCTAGTCCCCTGCAGGCTCTGGCCTCTCTCCAGTCTTCGGAACCCCTGGAAATGTACAGGGATGGCTCCTGCCACGGGGATGACTGGTCCATCCCTGACATCCGAGAGCTGCTCCAGAGTCATGTCCAAGGCTGGCCCACAGACTGCTGTTTCCTCTGGAACTCCCCAAGAAAGGGGCAGGGCATTCTCCTTTGCACCAGCCTCTTGTTATTTCTATTAGGTGAAATAATAAAGCTGGAGAATAGGGTCTGTTGGGTAGCAAATGCTTTCTAGAAATGTTAATGATAAGGATCATAATGGCAGCCAGCTGAAATCCCTGAGACCTTCTCCAGAGTGCTTTCTATGTGGTTTAAATCTTTGGCCTTCTTATAATGGGTAGGGTGAAGCAGGAGGGTCAGGTCTGTCTCAGAACCTTAAAAGATTCCTCTGCTGCAGCTGTAGACTCCTGAGTATGTGTGGGGGCCATCTCATCATTGTACCCTGGGGGCAAAGGGACAGAGACCTTGCCTTGGGCCTTTCCTCGCTTGTTCCATTGAGCCCATACCTTGTGTTGTGGTGATCACTCTGCTTGCGTTATCTCCTCACCCATGGATCTCAGGTGAGACAGGATCTCGGGAGGGCAGCCCTAGTCTCCTCTCTGGCCTCTGACTCTGGCCACGCTGGCTGCCTGAGAGTCACCAAGGGGGTTAAAGATTCAAGTGCCTGAATTACACTCCTGGAGACTTTGATTCTGTAGGTCTAGGAAATGCCCAGAAATTTATGTTTATAACAAACAACCCAAGTGTTTCTGGATAGTTATCAGGTTCAAAAACTGCCGAATGAGCAGGCTGAGGTGATGACCCTTTTCTATATGCTCAGGAGCCATGTGCTGAATGAGAGAATGGATGGATCATGGgtgaggaggggtggggaagaggtTCATCTTCATATGTGGCAGCACCGAGGCCTGCTGTGGGCAGCCTCCTTGGGGGTCACTTCTTGCTCTAGTTAGTCAGGGCATCTGGGCCAGAGCTGCTTTCCTGGAGGTCATTGTTGTTcatttgccaagtcatgtccgactctttgcaaccccatgggctgcagcatgccaggcttccctgtccttcactctctccctgagtttgctcatgtccattgagtcagcgatgccatccaaccatcttatcctctgttgctgcCTTCACCtcttgcccacaatctttcccagcatcagggtcttttccagtgaatctgctcttcccatcaggtagccaaagtattggagtttcagcttcagcatcagtccttccaatgaacattcagggttgatctccttgctgtccaagggactcgtaagagtcttctccaacaccacagttcaaaaatatcaattcttcggtgctcagttttctttatagtccaactctcacatccatacatgactactggaaaaaccatagctttgactagaccgaccgttgttggtaaagtgatgtctgcttttgaatatgctgtctaggttggtcatagcttttcttccaaggagcaagcgttttttaatttcctggctgcagtcaccgtccttAGTGATTTTTGAGGTCATAGTTCAACGCAATAGACATTCACAGAACACCCactgtgtctgaccctgtgcactCAGACCCTGAGCTCCTTCCTGTCTTGTAAGGAGGAGAGACAGAAATAGCAGAAGCACAAGGTGATGAGTCCTGTGGTCAAGCTCTGTGTTAAGGGCATGAGAGAAGCACTGGGGAAGGAGTAAGCCTGCTGACCTGGGGGGGATTAAGGGAAAGAGATGCGAAAGAAATGACAATCAGGACAGCATCTGCTCATCCCTTCTGTGACTACTTAGGCATCACCTACTACATGCCAGGAAGTGGGTTGAATCCTGGGTATCCAGGAAATAGGCAGGATCAGTCCTTGTCCCTCTTATGCTCAAAGTCCAATGTGGGAAGCAAGGAAGCCCGAAGACTAGGGGGCAAGTGTAATATAGAAAGTGCTACAAAGGAGAAGTCTGGGATGCTGAGAAAATGAGTGATGCCCATCAGGGAGGCTGGGCCAGGTACTGGGCAAGGATGGCTTTGCTAAGGTCTGAACCACAGCAATCATGTGGTCAAGGTGTCTGAGAAGTCTCAAAACTTAGACTAAACTTATCTAAAGCACTTTCAAGTAATATGTGTGGTGTGTTTATCTTCAACTCTCCAATACCTTTTCAGATGAAGTGCCTCTAAATTTCCAGCAATGAGTTCAGTTGTTAATACTTGATAAAGTGTTCCCCCTCCCCAAAGTCTGGAAACACAGGAAATAATGTGTTCACTGTGCTTTGTTTTTGCAGATGAACAATTGGAACCGTTGCTTGCCCTGAAAGGGCCCTGAAAGGGCAGCGTGGCTGGATGTAGCCGCAGGGTGTGTGGAGGGTGATGGGGGTGACAGGAAGCCCTTGAGGGAGGTGGCCCCACACCCGTTGGGCTGGCTAAGCCACATCAATGGCTGGTGTGTGCAAAAGGGCCATGGAGTTTCAAGCAAGGAGGGAATAGGCTCCGTGTTTTATAAAGAACATTGTCAGTGGGCTGAGAGAACAGATTGCTGAgaatgggagcaggaggagatgaTTATAACCGATGAGGGAAAATGGCACCTGGACGAGGCTGAGGGTGGTGATAGCAGGTGGGACATGTGGCCTGACTTGGGCGTTCTTCAGCTGACACAGTAGCGGAACTGTCAGGCCAAGGGACCAAGGACTGTCTCTGGGCTGTGCTCTGCTCCTCGTCTTCTAACCCTAGTCTCCTCtctggtgtccaactctgctatatatatataagactCCCACCATCTCTCCTGGGGGTATAAAGCATCTTATTTAGCCCCAGGGCTCTGTACTCTGCCTGCCCAAACCTTGCCCAGCTCTCAGAGCCACCCTGCAGTCCTTGTAGAATCCCTTTGGTTATGACAACATCACACACTTCCGAAACCAAGGCTCTCTGGCAGCGAGGGCACGGTGGAACCTCAGTCAGCAGTTATTAACTCTGCCGCTCTGGGTATATATTTTCTTCACGGTTCTCACCTTGCTAACCTGGCATGCTCAGATGCCTTCTAATAGATGTAAGTACTGTTTTGTACAAAAAGTGTCAGATTCCAGAAAATAATCTGCTAGTGGAATGTGACTTTATGACTTAAACCTGGCTTAAGGCATGATGAAATAGAGATCTGTATTTCCCCCAATTTAATTAATTGCTTTAAGTAACTAGT
It contains:
- the KIAA0040 gene encoding uncharacterized protein KIAA0040 homolog → MEKISMFFSAIWDIISTKHQEGLFNSICLGILLGLPLLVIITFLFICCHCCWNRPGENGRQPEQNKGKKKKKKKKAEEDLWISAQPKLLQMEKRPSLPV